A single genomic interval of Aureliella helgolandensis harbors:
- the dndD gene encoding DNA sulfur modification protein DndD translates to MKIKKLVLDNFGLFRGHNEIDLDTRVVRGKVKPIVLIGGKNGSGKTSILESIRLCLYGSQGIADRISVKGYEQYLRGRVHRDDSLLINPTSAAVTLIFEHAHIGAKHEFTVTRSWDVKENSVSSSLEVFRDGTPLDEIDRENAEEFLRDLVPPGVAQLYFFDGEKIQELAEAEDVDAALSDAIKNLLGLELVDRLQADLRIYKNRIDNEDANADVVKTIEAMDNELLERRSELVELRKSHDAAVSQSDSIRKDIARQEARIAKEGGAYANKREELEVQKRSHTARIEELENEIRRHAENLLPFTIVPQLCNEVEFQLSAERKIQEWNAVEKVVEDRGSKFQITVKKLLRQHEKDIGAEILSGIESEILVALMHFVEKPKELSTASAIHNLSSDQQARLLTGIERARTEVPGQIEKLRKSLEKETRSLLKAEQALKKVPSEDQLKPMVEAINELNQQLGASQTIVRQKESALGSADFAIKELERKLEKAEKLKRESGKLHQKQEFAERVQAVLEEYHKKLLQAKSTELGEALIKRFSQLWRKGDRAKRIEINPTTYEVVLYDRHDRAVPKKELSAGEKQIYAIAILWALADVSGRPLPMVIDTPLGRLDGDHRNHLVERYFPHASHQVIILSTDTEIDEEYFNDLSPSVSHAIHLHYAKDDARTIVEDGYFWKRRSTKKELAGATQ, encoded by the coding sequence GTGAAAATTAAGAAACTCGTTCTCGATAACTTTGGGCTGTTCCGCGGTCACAATGAAATCGACCTCGATACGCGGGTCGTTCGTGGCAAGGTTAAGCCGATAGTTCTCATCGGTGGCAAAAACGGCTCGGGAAAAACGTCGATCCTAGAATCGATTCGCCTGTGCCTTTACGGATCTCAAGGAATCGCGGATCGCATCTCAGTCAAAGGATATGAACAATACCTGCGTGGCCGCGTCCATCGCGACGACAGCCTGCTAATTAACCCAACTTCAGCGGCAGTCACACTTATATTTGAGCATGCTCACATTGGCGCCAAACATGAGTTCACGGTGACGCGCAGCTGGGATGTTAAAGAAAACAGCGTGAGTTCTTCTCTTGAAGTTTTTCGAGATGGCACCCCGCTTGACGAGATCGACCGTGAGAACGCAGAAGAGTTTCTGCGAGACCTCGTACCGCCAGGCGTTGCACAACTCTACTTCTTTGACGGCGAAAAGATTCAGGAACTCGCCGAAGCCGAGGACGTCGATGCCGCACTTTCAGACGCAATCAAGAACTTGCTCGGATTAGAGTTAGTGGATCGCTTGCAGGCTGATCTTCGCATCTATAAGAACCGTATCGATAACGAAGATGCCAATGCGGATGTAGTCAAGACAATTGAAGCAATGGACAATGAGCTTCTGGAGCGACGTAGCGAGCTTGTTGAATTGCGAAAGTCACATGACGCAGCCGTGTCCCAATCCGATTCGATTCGCAAAGACATCGCAAGGCAGGAAGCCAGAATTGCGAAAGAGGGCGGAGCTTACGCAAACAAACGCGAAGAGCTTGAAGTTCAGAAGCGGAGCCATACTGCACGAATCGAGGAACTCGAGAACGAAATTCGAAGACATGCGGAGAACCTGTTGCCGTTCACCATCGTTCCACAGCTGTGCAACGAAGTAGAGTTCCAACTTTCCGCCGAACGCAAAATACAAGAATGGAACGCGGTTGAGAAAGTTGTCGAAGACCGAGGGAGCAAGTTCCAGATTACTGTTAAGAAGCTCCTCCGACAGCATGAGAAAGACATCGGCGCAGAAATACTCAGTGGGATCGAATCAGAGATATTGGTTGCACTCATGCACTTTGTAGAGAAACCCAAGGAGCTCAGCACTGCGTCAGCTATTCACAACCTCTCAAGCGACCAGCAAGCGCGGCTGCTAACTGGAATTGAACGTGCTCGAACCGAAGTGCCTGGACAGATTGAGAAACTGCGAAAGTCACTCGAAAAGGAAACTCGCTCGCTACTGAAAGCTGAACAGGCACTCAAAAAAGTACCGAGCGAAGATCAACTGAAACCGATGGTCGAAGCGATCAACGAACTGAACCAGCAACTTGGCGCCTCCCAGACTATCGTGAGACAAAAAGAGTCGGCACTTGGTAGCGCCGATTTCGCAATCAAGGAGCTCGAGCGCAAGCTTGAGAAGGCCGAGAAACTCAAACGCGAGTCGGGCAAGTTGCACCAAAAACAAGAATTTGCAGAGCGCGTGCAAGCAGTGCTTGAAGAGTATCACAAGAAACTACTCCAAGCGAAATCGACAGAGCTTGGCGAGGCATTGATAAAACGCTTCTCACAGCTTTGGCGAAAAGGCGACCGGGCCAAGCGAATCGAGATAAATCCTACGACATACGAAGTCGTTTTGTACGATCGACATGACCGTGCAGTTCCTAAGAAAGAACTTTCCGCGGGTGAAAAGCAAATCTACGCGATTGCCATTTTATGGGCACTCGCTGACGTCTCCGGCCGACCGTTACCTATGGTAATCGATACGCCACTCGGTCGCCTAGACGGAGATCACCGAAATCACCTTGTAGAACGCTACTTCCCACATGCAAGCCACCAAGTCATCATCCTCAGTACGGATACCGAGATCGACGAAGAATATTTCAACGATCTTTCCCCCTCAGTTAGTCACGCGATCCACCTGCATTATGCCAAGGATGATGCGAGGACGATTGTCGAAGACGGCTATTTTTGGAAACGCCGATCAACCAAGAAGGAGTTAGCCGGTGCAACTCAATAA
- the dndE gene encoding DNA sulfur modification protein DndE, producing MQLNKIKLTTDSSERLKQLKAKTGLTPNILCRIGFCLSLKDNIVPDPEKYPEEDREFNRYTLLGEWDSLYVALLRQRLAADGVTDHPEEAYFRAHLNRGVYTLSRLVRSVADLANLTIY from the coding sequence GTGCAACTCAATAAGATAAAACTCACAACCGATTCCTCGGAACGCTTGAAGCAGTTAAAAGCGAAGACTGGGCTCACACCAAACATTCTGTGCCGCATCGGCTTTTGCCTGTCACTAAAAGACAACATCGTTCCAGATCCGGAGAAGTACCCCGAGGAGGACCGCGAATTCAACCGTTACACGCTGCTCGGTGAGTGGGATTCGCTCTATGTTGCCCTGCTTCGCCAGCGACTGGCCGCTGACGGCGTCACCGACCATCCGGAGGAGGCATATTTTCGAGCTCATCTGAACCGCGGAGTTTACACCCTCAGCCGGCTCGTGAGGTCCGTCGCAGACTTGGCAAATCTCACAATCTATTGA
- a CDS encoding sigma factor-like helix-turn-helix DNA-binding protein, producing MSEVSETQRLDCVCGKKLRIPANVSSTAKAGKCPKCQAPFEYRDGTWFCVASDVDISAISLVSPKPNILPTNKLVKLSEYTVAKNASLTDGQASEPVIADQYQPPIGSPDRSHLPIVVSASPLSRVFAELVTTQFTDGDSGTPFYIARTEGDANSNLCGESENVGIHEAIRDSLALALGLTSRYPKTVVSAITLACHPWPDSAISRSEIATIAAEMCPGLNIAHPSMCEIAIDRLLRLADAMRFQDAKELELLFANAAATIESYAAEVPGMRLGREFECSNIALVQSPIGIGVQTLGVEKKKFSNSPATKPNFWRTTILAFLSSSALRGSRDTGGAIGGEKTGVSIEQLARHLGVELPECEFDAYINRLDDRVLDIFRCRTFRIGIPDTLEEIASRWNITRERVRQIEVKASERLKRQFGETLKGIGKQAFVSLTHYVVRKNLFHEITLAIVKQSSHREILTGFLAEVFGPWQTAGAWLYHKSLEESVCTLRNLSIERADSYGVLDRDTLESHCEELFLSHTDRDDFLREELGLGNYFGIWTNKNTLRCQVAAALRHVGRSSTKEEIADLIGHPAECVGSILANLDGVVRADRYRWGFHGWIDDVYDGIVGEIEQRIDAYSGSVPIHILLSEIPSQFNVAEGSVRAYLASTAFKVENGIVRRAGIEEYTPRNPENCRDAVRIGDRWAYRSLVHQRHFNGYSLGVNFDVAYANGLRPGDNLVVSIDGCESHASLIWRPHNLNRLVDVGRISEFLLTQGYKAGDTVFLIPSREGIAIVDEQKLFKDYGELKSLPSTSIDDEDCTRNREDLKLEVNDPLLDLLGEF from the coding sequence TTGTCTGAAGTAAGCGAAACGCAGCGATTAGATTGTGTATGCGGGAAGAAGCTCCGCATTCCTGCGAACGTATCTTCAACAGCCAAGGCGGGGAAATGCCCGAAGTGTCAAGCTCCGTTCGAATATCGCGACGGAACTTGGTTTTGTGTTGCGTCGGATGTTGACATCTCAGCCATTTCGCTGGTGTCGCCGAAACCTAACATTCTGCCCACTAATAAGTTGGTCAAACTATCTGAATATACGGTTGCAAAAAATGCTTCCCTCACTGACGGTCAGGCCTCTGAACCTGTAATCGCAGATCAGTATCAGCCACCGATCGGATCGCCAGATCGCAGCCATTTGCCGATTGTCGTATCTGCCAGTCCTCTCTCTAGGGTTTTTGCCGAACTGGTGACTACGCAGTTCACCGATGGCGACTCCGGAACTCCATTCTACATTGCTAGAACGGAAGGAGATGCTAACTCCAATTTGTGCGGCGAGTCAGAGAATGTCGGAATCCATGAGGCGATTCGTGATTCGCTTGCACTTGCTTTGGGATTAACATCGCGTTACCCGAAGACGGTTGTTTCTGCCATTACACTTGCTTGTCATCCCTGGCCAGATTCAGCTATTTCGCGGAGTGAAATCGCAACAATTGCTGCTGAGATGTGCCCGGGGCTGAACATCGCCCATCCGAGTATGTGCGAGATAGCTATTGACCGCCTACTACGACTCGCAGATGCAATGCGGTTTCAAGACGCAAAAGAGCTTGAGCTACTGTTTGCAAATGCAGCGGCGACGATTGAATCTTACGCAGCAGAGGTCCCAGGAATGCGGCTGGGAAGAGAGTTTGAATGCAGCAACATCGCATTGGTGCAATCGCCAATTGGGATTGGCGTTCAGACGCTTGGAGTAGAGAAAAAGAAATTCTCCAACTCACCAGCAACAAAGCCAAACTTTTGGCGGACCACAATTCTTGCATTTCTTTCTTCTTCTGCTTTACGTGGTTCCCGTGACACAGGGGGCGCGATTGGCGGCGAGAAGACAGGCGTTTCTATTGAACAGCTAGCTCGACATCTTGGTGTTGAACTACCAGAATGCGAGTTTGATGCATATATCAATAGGCTTGATGATCGCGTACTTGATATTTTTCGTTGCAGGACTTTTCGGATTGGTATTCCAGACACCCTCGAAGAAATTGCATCGCGTTGGAATATTACAAGAGAGCGTGTGAGACAAATCGAAGTAAAGGCGAGCGAGCGACTGAAGCGGCAGTTTGGAGAAACTTTAAAGGGAATAGGAAAGCAGGCTTTCGTTTCCCTAACTCACTATGTTGTTCGAAAAAATCTATTCCACGAAATCACATTAGCAATAGTAAAACAGAGCAGCCACAGAGAAATTTTGACTGGATTCTTAGCTGAAGTGTTCGGTCCCTGGCAAACGGCTGGAGCGTGGCTTTATCACAAGTCACTCGAAGAATCAGTCTGCACATTGCGTAATCTATCAATTGAACGAGCAGACTCCTACGGGGTCCTCGATCGAGATACACTCGAATCTCACTGTGAAGAATTATTCCTTTCCCACACTGACCGCGATGATTTTCTAAGGGAAGAGCTTGGGCTCGGTAACTACTTTGGGATATGGACTAATAAAAACACTTTGCGATGCCAAGTTGCTGCCGCCTTGAGACATGTTGGTCGCTCTTCAACTAAGGAAGAGATTGCGGATTTAATTGGGCATCCTGCCGAGTGTGTTGGAAGCATTCTTGCGAATTTGGATGGTGTCGTTAGAGCGGATCGCTATCGTTGGGGATTTCATGGGTGGATTGATGATGTTTACGACGGAATCGTTGGAGAGATCGAACAACGGATTGACGCCTACAGCGGCTCAGTACCTATTCACATTTTGCTCAGCGAGATCCCATCGCAGTTTAATGTGGCGGAAGGATCCGTACGGGCCTACCTCGCATCCACAGCATTCAAAGTCGAGAATGGCATTGTTCGTCGAGCAGGCATTGAAGAATATACGCCTCGAAATCCCGAGAATTGCAGAGATGCTGTCCGCATAGGCGACCGGTGGGCTTATCGGTCGCTCGTTCATCAGCGTCACTTCAATGGCTATTCACTCGGTGTCAATTTTGATGTTGCGTACGCGAATGGTTTGAGACCTGGAGACAATTTAGTTGTTTCGATTGATGGTTGCGAGTCTCACGCAAGTCTAATTTGGCGCCCTCACAATTTGAATCGTTTGGTCGACGTTGGACGAATTAGTGAATTCCTCCTGACGCAAGGCTACAAGGCTGGCGACACCGTATTTCTAATCCCGAGTAGAGAAGGGATTGCGATAGTAGACGAGCAGAAACTGTTTAAGGACTATGGTGAGTTGAAATCGCTTCCATCAACTTCCATTGATGACGAAGACTGTACTCGCAACCGCGAGGATTTGAAACTCGAAGTAAACGATCCATTGCTTGATCTACTCGGAGAATTCTAG
- a CDS encoding helicase-related protein, producing MPELLTSWDPKWKRRYNSPPDNLIDGFYSPALIRSHQYDRAVGFFSSSLLAAISPALDTFVSNGGTMRLITSPANLSDEDLEAMGKGELFKAKLQDDLQSEIYRSIPSAVQLDRLKLLTWMVASGRLEIRIALREHADHYSLFHEKIGVFTDLAGNWMSFSGSPNETVGGACKHSESFPLHRSWASEDQKAYAEEERDRINDVWNEQIDGVKTWTVNEWIEDPMQLSFGVREPKVQYSVKKQFRRTFLPPIEEADVLVNLPFERISLVPRLPEKLELHDYQRNAVNKWLVAGGRGIFAMATGTGKTITALAGATQASLHAATNHRPLLILVIVPLIDLVHQWRKNAEWFGFRPVVCHGNLNKAEQDALKAAFSAVRSAHAQRSEMVITTAGSLTPLGRSNPSDHFLQRQLARHNGSLLVIGDEMHSLGTQDRIDALPKAPSFTLGLSATPKRYGDEEGTAALLRYFGDPVVTIDIKDAIYTYKTLVEYDYYPIRIDLTFDEAGEYRKLSARIAAAYAGNDLQTAEKLIRFRNRLKQHAINKLSRLRELMRSGLKDQTHQIIYVAEGRHPESDLGQLDQVEQLLRNEFDMKVARYYGETSSDQREALQQSLARGDIQALLAMKCLDEGVDIPSVRVGIITASTQNPRQFVQRRGRLLRRDPNSPKSHAVIYDFIVLPPLTNGVNLESEKTLIGAELSRSAELADAARNREVLFDIREWAYHYQLDPEKYTWMELSGQEPMQEWIP from the coding sequence GTGCCTGAGCTCCTAACATCGTGGGATCCGAAATGGAAGCGTCGCTATAACTCGCCGCCGGACAATCTAATTGACGGTTTCTACTCACCCGCATTAATTCGCAGTCACCAATACGACCGTGCAGTTGGATTTTTCTCATCGTCGCTGCTCGCCGCAATCTCACCCGCGTTGGATACATTTGTCTCGAACGGCGGTACCATGCGTTTGATTACATCGCCGGCAAACCTGAGCGATGAAGATTTGGAGGCAATGGGTAAGGGGGAATTATTCAAGGCGAAGCTACAAGACGATTTGCAGTCAGAGATTTACCGCTCAATTCCCAGCGCGGTTCAGCTGGACCGTCTCAAATTATTGACATGGATGGTCGCTTCAGGACGCCTCGAAATTAGGATCGCACTTCGTGAGCATGCGGACCACTACTCGCTGTTTCATGAAAAGATTGGAGTATTCACCGACTTAGCTGGTAATTGGATGTCATTCTCGGGCAGCCCTAATGAAACCGTTGGTGGTGCATGCAAACATTCAGAATCGTTTCCGTTACACCGCAGTTGGGCAAGCGAAGATCAAAAGGCCTACGCGGAGGAGGAACGTGATCGCATCAATGATGTTTGGAATGAACAAATAGATGGTGTCAAGACTTGGACCGTAAATGAATGGATTGAAGATCCGATGCAGCTTAGTTTCGGTGTACGCGAGCCGAAGGTACAATACAGCGTTAAAAAACAATTTCGTCGGACGTTCCTTCCGCCGATTGAGGAGGCCGACGTTCTTGTGAATTTACCCTTTGAAAGAATATCCCTAGTTCCGCGGCTTCCTGAGAAGTTAGAGCTTCACGATTACCAGCGGAACGCAGTAAATAAATGGCTTGTAGCCGGTGGCCGAGGCATATTTGCAATGGCAACGGGAACTGGCAAGACGATTACGGCTTTAGCGGGAGCAACACAGGCTTCATTACATGCGGCAACAAACCATCGCCCACTACTGATTTTGGTGATAGTTCCGTTGATCGATTTGGTACACCAGTGGAGGAAGAACGCGGAATGGTTCGGCTTTCGTCCCGTTGTCTGTCACGGTAATCTCAACAAAGCCGAACAGGATGCTTTGAAAGCGGCTTTCTCTGCTGTTCGTTCTGCCCATGCACAGCGTTCAGAGATGGTCATCACGACGGCTGGCAGTCTAACTCCTCTGGGTAGGTCGAATCCATCCGATCATTTTCTTCAGCGCCAACTTGCCCGTCACAATGGATCGTTGCTGGTGATTGGCGACGAAATGCATTCTCTTGGTACTCAGGATAGAATAGATGCGTTACCGAAGGCTCCAAGCTTCACGCTCGGGTTGTCCGCAACTCCCAAACGCTATGGTGATGAAGAGGGGACTGCAGCCTTGCTTCGATACTTCGGTGACCCCGTTGTTACCATTGACATTAAGGATGCGATTTATACGTACAAAACCCTCGTCGAGTATGACTACTACCCTATAAGAATCGACCTAACATTCGACGAAGCAGGCGAATATCGAAAGCTATCGGCAAGAATCGCTGCTGCGTATGCTGGTAATGATCTGCAAACTGCGGAGAAGCTCATCCGATTTCGAAACCGATTAAAACAACATGCAATTAATAAGCTGAGCCGGCTTCGGGAGCTAATGCGGTCAGGCTTGAAGGATCAAACGCACCAAATCATCTACGTTGCCGAAGGACGTCATCCTGAGAGCGATCTAGGCCAGCTCGACCAAGTCGAACAATTGCTGCGAAATGAGTTCGACATGAAGGTAGCACGCTATTACGGCGAAACAAGCTCGGATCAGCGCGAGGCGCTTCAACAGAGTCTTGCACGCGGCGACATTCAGGCACTATTGGCCATGAAGTGCTTGGACGAAGGTGTGGATATTCCATCAGTGCGCGTCGGAATTATCACAGCTTCAACTCAAAACCCTCGACAATTTGTTCAGCGACGCGGTCGCCTGCTCCGACGCGACCCGAATAGTCCGAAGTCTCATGCTGTGATCTACGATTTCATCGTTTTGCCGCCACTTACTAACGGGGTGAATCTTGAATCTGAGAAAACGTTAATTGGAGCAGAGTTATCACGTTCTGCGGAGTTGGCCGACGCCGCGCGGAACCGCGAGGTGCTGTTCGACATTCGCGAGTGGGCCTATCATTATCAACTTGATCCAGAGAAATACACTTGGATGGAACTTTCAGGCCAAGAACCAATGCAGGAGTGGATACCATGA
- a CDS encoding AAA family ATPase, with amino-acid sequence MKFISLRMRNWRSFQGQHEIEFSVDPERPVTLLLGPNGAGKTALLNAFTWAIYGEFTEGFDHTDRLVNLAAAELDKSADAFVEIRLQHEEDEYSVRRSTNAQRQLTADNDLVVTRNGERAVEADIHRILPKPLKDLFFFPAETFSTASVLKGDNGREGTSFDVGRAIRSLLSGDIYQNASQDIRDAINSNTLKPPKRGHGQEAVDSARHQYEQAEADLNAIESRKDELPNLLSTATKQAAKAKSEAERYDPKEIQKWSLQNDRLNKSVDAAKELVQRADSIYMDLSRSSHLHLAQYACESAIRRLDLAETAGLMPPRIHESVLEKTLETGQCTLCRTPLTIQTRERIQMLRDRVGDAQIAVRGLEARSMLKQYLVRRESEVDRLRGEIEKLATELEIPSPAKDANFKILAAVARSCITVSNGLQRQARMDLDKFIAEANIERPADGRSPVEIAINAQNRVDTIDNELARIDSLVDSAKKSRDETFKNYKEKSGKSDEHKQKTIAIEILQHAKGYFDSARQGLEDFGREDFEKAINKTYSDLIAKPFTIKVDTDFSIRVQLTDSRETVPLSQSEKVLLLIAFLGAIARLAPHYEDIAKHNQQLSMTGTVATSKRTGFPVVLDAPTSPLDEEYEIEVVDALPNLLPQIIVPVSAKSVTVWERIADKVGKAYVMELTSSTASNRKVTWSGKDYVYSVNNADALPARTRIASLN; translated from the coding sequence ATGAAGTTTATCTCACTGAGAATGAGAAACTGGCGATCTTTCCAAGGTCAGCATGAGATCGAGTTTTCCGTTGATCCAGAACGCCCCGTAACGTTACTGCTGGGCCCCAACGGTGCTGGCAAAACGGCACTACTGAACGCCTTCACTTGGGCGATATATGGTGAATTCACTGAGGGCTTCGATCACACGGATCGCTTGGTGAATCTTGCAGCAGCGGAGCTCGACAAATCGGCGGATGCATTCGTTGAGATTCGACTGCAACATGAGGAAGACGAATATAGCGTTCGACGATCCACTAACGCACAGCGACAATTGACGGCGGATAACGACTTGGTCGTTACGCGAAACGGCGAGCGCGCGGTCGAAGCCGATATTCATCGCATCCTTCCCAAGCCGTTAAAGGACTTGTTCTTCTTCCCGGCTGAGACCTTCAGCACAGCAAGCGTGTTGAAGGGGGACAATGGCAGAGAGGGAACATCGTTTGATGTGGGCAGGGCAATCCGGTCGCTGCTCTCTGGCGACATCTATCAGAATGCAAGCCAAGACATCCGCGACGCAATTAACAGCAATACGTTAAAGCCACCCAAAAGGGGGCACGGGCAAGAGGCTGTCGATTCCGCGCGACATCAGTATGAACAAGCGGAGGCGGACCTCAATGCGATCGAGTCACGCAAGGATGAGTTGCCGAACTTACTCTCGACGGCGACAAAGCAGGCAGCGAAGGCGAAGTCTGAAGCTGAGCGATACGATCCAAAGGAAATCCAGAAATGGAGCCTACAGAATGACCGCCTCAATAAGTCGGTCGACGCAGCCAAAGAACTTGTTCAGCGAGCTGATTCTATCTATATGGATTTATCGAGGAGCTCCCACCTTCATTTGGCACAGTACGCGTGCGAATCAGCAATTCGGAGGCTGGATCTCGCCGAAACGGCTGGCCTGATGCCTCCACGTATTCATGAGTCGGTTCTTGAAAAAACGCTGGAAACAGGACAGTGCACTCTGTGCAGAACTCCTCTCACAATCCAAACAAGAGAACGCATCCAGATGCTGAGAGACCGCGTGGGTGATGCTCAAATCGCAGTCCGCGGTTTGGAAGCGCGCTCAATGTTGAAGCAGTATCTGGTGCGAAGAGAATCGGAAGTTGATCGGCTACGCGGAGAAATTGAAAAACTCGCAACTGAACTCGAAATACCATCTCCAGCGAAAGATGCCAATTTTAAGATTCTCGCAGCAGTAGCCCGATCTTGTATTACGGTCAGTAATGGGCTCCAACGGCAAGCGAGAATGGATCTCGACAAGTTCATTGCAGAAGCAAATATAGAGCGACCGGCGGATGGCAGAAGCCCGGTTGAAATCGCGATCAACGCTCAGAACCGTGTAGATACAATTGACAATGAACTCGCCAGGATCGATTCACTCGTGGACTCAGCGAAGAAGTCACGGGATGAAACGTTCAAAAACTATAAGGAAAAGTCTGGTAAGTCGGACGAACATAAGCAGAAAACCATTGCCATCGAAATTTTGCAACATGCCAAAGGTTACTTTGACTCGGCGCGCCAAGGACTTGAAGATTTCGGCCGGGAAGACTTCGAGAAAGCGATCAACAAAACTTACTCCGACCTGATCGCTAAACCGTTCACAATTAAGGTTGATACGGATTTCAGCATTCGGGTGCAGCTCACTGATAGTCGCGAAACGGTCCCGCTTTCGCAATCAGAGAAAGTGCTTTTGCTTATAGCCTTTCTTGGTGCGATCGCTCGGCTGGCGCCTCACTACGAAGACATCGCAAAGCACAATCAACAACTTTCAATGACCGGCACCGTTGCAACGTCTAAGCGAACTGGATTTCCTGTTGTTCTTGACGCCCCCACCAGTCCGTTGGACGAGGAATACGAGATCGAAGTCGTCGATGCGCTTCCAAACCTGCTACCACAGATCATCGTTCCCGTCTCTGCAAAGTCAGTCACCGTCTGGGAGCGAATCGCAGACAAGGTAGGCAAAGCATACGTTATGGAACTGACATCAAGCACTGCATCTAATCGAAAAGTGACTTGGAGCGGAAAGGATTATGTTTACAGCGTCAACAATGCGGATGCTTTGCCCGCTCGAACCCGTATTGCGTCACTTAATTAG